ACATTCTGTCGCCGTGGTGGGTAATGACTTCCCTCGCTCTGATAACGGAGACGAAATTAAACTTGCCTCTGTTGAAAAGACGATGCGCAGGAAGCACTGCCCTGGTCTCCCCCAAATCGTAGATGGTTTTCAGGGAGCGCATGTACACTTCCAGGCCGTAAGCGCTGGCTGGATTGCTAAACGCAGACGGAATCTCCCGCATTACGTGATCAGAGTAGCCAGCCTTGGTGGTCGGGTGAGGCGTAATCTCGGGTAGAACATGGTCCCCTGTGAACACCACCCCATCAAGTGTCAGGCACAGCTCATCTGGAGAGTGACCCGGAGCGTAGATCACATTCAGATCTCCGATCGAATCCCCGTCTCCCACTTCATGGTGCACGGTGAGGCCCTTCCGGGCTTCGACGTATCTTCTGTTCCTGGCAGCATATGACTCGCTACGTCGGTCACTGTTGCCGGAAACCACTCGGTTCATTTCCGCGTGCAAAGGAGACGACGAGCGGTCTTGAACTTCCCAAGGACTGAATGGAATAAGAGCAGCGTACATCGTATGCGCATGCAGCTTTGCAGCTGCTGCGTCAACGAGCTCAGCGGTTGAGCCATCGTGGTCGGAGTGGCCGTGTGTGACGATTACACGATCAATGTCACTGACTGACAGCCCTGCGACACGCAGGCCGTCCTCCACTTCTGGGAATGAGCCTTGTGCGCCGGGGTCAATCAGGGTGGTGCCATCGTCTTCATACACATAGCACCACGTGGGACCGGTCCTCGAGGGCCAGTCCTGAGGTACGCCAATGGCGTGAATTACGTGCCCGTTCTGCGTAACGATGCGCAGAACCATCCTGTTGCCTTGCGGGTCACCTACGCGAAGAGTATCCACGGAGGCGAATAGACCAGACATCAGGCGGCTCTCCTAGCGTGCAGCGGCGTCAAAGGTGCTGTGAGGAAGTGAAGAGTGGGGTGAGCGAAGGGATTCGAACCCTCGATCTCCAGGGCCACAACCTGGCGCCTTACCGCTTGGCCACGCCCACCCACCGGCCCCTGAATGTGGTCAACGAAACAGAGTTCAATCGGGCTAGGCGGCCCCGTTTTCCTCGGGCAACTCCATGATCTCGTGAAGATCCCTGCTAGTCAGGGCCTCCAGAAGTTCTGAGACGATGATGTCTTTCTTGGTATGGTGACGCAGAGGCAGGTTCGGATCGACGCTGTAGACATTACGGCGTCCAGACTTGCGACGAGTGATGTAACCGGCCTCTTCCAGGTCGGATATAATTTTGTGGGTGGTTCTTTCCGTAACCCCGATACTGAGTGCAATCTCTCGTGCTGTACTCGTCGAGTTATGAGAGATGTAGCTAAGCACCAATCCGTGGTTCGTAATGAAGGTCCACCGTGAGGTTTTGTTCATGGCAATGGGCCTCCACGAGAGTTACATCAAAGCCTAGCACAGAAATGCTAAGCCATTCAATTTAACAATCCAGATCCGCATCTGCGAGGGTTGAGGCTAGCTCCACCAGGGTACGTACAGGCACTCCGGTCGAGCCCTTGGGGTTGATGCCTTTGGCCGTCGTAGTCCTGGTTGTCGCTGCGATGTCGAGGTGAGCCCACTTGGAGTCGCCTGCGAACTCACCAATGATCAGCGCACCGGTTATCGCGCCGGCTCCCCTGCCGCCTGTGTTCCTGATGTCAGCAATGTCACTCCGGTACTCCTCAGAATATGACGAGAATGTGGGAAGCTGCCACATTCTCTCGCCAACCCCGTTACCTGCCCCGACTACAGTGTCGACCCACTCCTGGTCGTTTCCGAAAACGCCAGTAGCGCCATTTCCGAGCGCCACGCCGACCGCACCGGTAAGTGTTGCGACATCGACGATTCTGGTCAATCCGTTTTCGACTGCGTAGCAGAGGGCATCAGCTAGTACCAGTCGACCCTCGGCGTCAGTGTTGCCAATCTCGATTGTCTTGCCGTTCATGGCCCGCACGACGTCACCAGGACGTTGCGCACGGCGGCCCGGCATGTTCTCTGTAGCTGGCACTATTCCCCATACATTGATCCTGGGCTTCAGGGCACCGATGGCCTTCATGGCTCCGATAACACATGCACCGCCGGACATGTCGCTCTTCATCGTGAGCATTCCCTCGGCAGACTTGAGGTCCAGCCCTCCGCTGTCGAATGTAATGCCCTTTCCGAGCAATCCAAGGTTGTTGTCCCGGTTGTCAGGATCGCCTTCGTACCTGATCACTATAAACTTCGGCGGCTCTTCCGTCCCCTGTGCGACGCCTGCGAACGACCCCATTCCAAGGGCTTCAATGTCGGCTCGATCCAGAACCGTCAGGTCCATTCCTCCCTCTCTGGACACATCCAGAGCGATCTCTGCCATCCTCGTTGGCGTCATGTGGTTGGCGGGCTCGTTGCCCATCTCTCTGGCCAGATTCACTGCACTGGCGATTACTGTGCCTCGTTTCGCACAGTGGGATATCTCATCAAGCTTCGTCTGATCGAATTCGACAATATTCACGGCGCTGATCGACGAGTCATTGCTGTTGGACTTGTATTTCTCGAATGAATAGAGTCCCAGGGTAGTGCCCTCAGCTGCGGCCTGTGCGCACTCACCTGCACCCAGGCCACCAATGCCAGCGCCATGGAGGATGGTCGAATAGCTCTCCACACCTTTGGAGGACAGTAGTCGTGCAGTCTCGGCGTGGACGCCCCTGGCGATGTCGGAGGTGAAATCTGACGACTTACCAAGTCCTGCCACGACAACACGCTTGGCTGGTAGCCTTCCCAAAGAGTAGATGAGCGTGCTCTCACCTCGCTTCCCAGTTATGTCGCCCTCGCTGATCAGGTCGGTGATGGCTCCGCCCAGTGCGGAGTCAACTGCTCCTGTCGCGCCTCCAGGCTGCGACACGCCTTCGAACAGGTTTACGACTATTGCAGCGTCTTCGCGCTCAGCGATGTTCCCTTGAATTACATTTATGTCCATGATGATCCTCCGTTTGGGGTAATCGTCAGTCATTATATGGCAAGAAACCATAAGTGACTTAGGGCTCTGCTATAATCGCCCAGATTTCTAACTGTCAGGATGGCCCTAGCTGCACTCGGAACTTACCCAGGAGACTACCCATGCCCAGCCCTCAGTCAGACTACGAACGGCAACTGGTCGCAAGAGCTCACAGAGTACTCCCAGGCGGAAACCTCGGCAACGTTAGTCAAGACATAGTAATCGCGAGGGGCGAAGGTAGCCGCATATGGGACTCCAGCGGCAACGAGTTTATCGACTACCTGCTCGGGTCAGGCCCAATGTTAATTGGACACAGTCATCCCGAGGTGATTGAAGTCGTCCGCGAGCAGTTGGCGAACGGGACTACATTCTTCGCAAACAACGAGCATGCTATAGAACTCGCCGAAGAGATCGTCAACGCAGTTCCTTGCGCTGAGAAGGTCAGATTCAGCTCCACTGGCACCGAAGCGACCCTATATGCGATGAGAGCTGCAAGGGCTTACAGAGCCAAGGACAAGATTCTCAAGTTCGAAGGTGGATTCCACGGGATGAATGACTACGCGCTTATGAGCGTGTTTTCGGCGAATCCAGACGGGTATCCACATCCATCGCCGGACTCCGCCGGAATCCCCAGGTCGATCCAGGATGAAGTGCTCATAGCGCCTTTCAACGATCTGGAGAAGGCCGGGGAGATTATCGAACAGTACCACGACGAAATCGGCGGGATCATAGTCGAGCCATTCCAGAGGCTTATACCTCCGCAGCCCGGATTCCTCCAGGGACTTCGGAACCTGGCCGACGAGTATCAGATACCACTGATCTTCGATGAAGTGGTCACGGGGTTCAGGTTCGCGTATGGAGGCGCCCAGGAGTTCTACGGTGTCAAACCGGACATCTGCACCCTGGGTAAAGCCGTCGCAGGGGGCTTCCCGCTTACCGCGATTGCGGGCAGCGACGAGATCATGTCACATATGGACTCCGAGGCGGTCTCATCTGACAACTTCATGCCGCAGATCGGCACACTAAGCGGCAATCCAATAGCAGCAGTTGCAGGTCTCAAGACGCTCGAGATTCTACGCAGGCCGGGGACGTACGAGGGCATGAGGGCAACTGGGAACCAGCTAAGGACAACCCTCCAGAATATGCTCGACGAAGCGGAGATACCTGCGAAGGTGACCGGCGAAGACGTGCTGTTCGACGTGTTCTTCACTGACCAGGAGATCACCAACCACAAGGACACACTCACATCCGACTCAGCGACCATGAGTAAATTCAACGCCGGTGTTGTTGAACGCGGCGTGTTCAAAGGGGCATCCAAGTTCTACATCTCAGCCGCCCATACTGAGACGGACGTAGAGCAGACACTTGAGGCTTTCAGGGGCGCAGTAGAAGAGCTCCGCTGAAGTCAAAGTCCCTGTGGTGACTTCCACACATGACGGCCACTAGAGGGCCTTGTGTTTTCGCGCTGCCCTAACTATGGGGGCTGCGTAATCATCTTGAAGTCATGCTACTGTGTATTACGTATTTCGTAGGTGTTGCCAGTTTATGTAACCGATTTTCACTAATCATAGCTGGCATAAAATCTTTACACACGAATATTGCCAAAACATATACGTTCTCACGCTTGACAATTTTCGAAACAGATCATAAATTTAGAGGCGTGGGCTCCGGGGGGATATGCCCAATCCGCTAATGGATAGAAAGCGATTATGCAGCGTGAAAGACCGTTGCATTCGCCTCTCCGGCCAGGTCAACTGGCATCGTTCAACTGCATGACCCAACGACTACGGGTCACCTTGCTAGACGTGCAAGATTTAATGCGCCCGTATGTGGCGACTTGCGCACTTTCGATGTCTCTGGGAGCACCCTACTCGGGTGGCGCCAGCCTGGGCCGTGAACGACCGCGCGTAGGTGCGCGCTAGTGGAAAACGCTGTCTCCACCCACCTACGTGAGATTCATTTGAGATTCTGTATTTCATTTCTTGGAGGTTGCACAGGTGGATGTTGGGAATACGTCAATCAACTTGGTTAAAGATGGCACATTTATGGTCGACGGTGGAGTAATTTTCGGGCAGCTCGCCCGCACCCAGTGGGAACAGTTCATTAAGCCCGACCGCCGGAACAGGATTCGCCTGGGTCTGAACGCAGTACTCGTCAGGACACCAGGCCTCAATATTCTGGTCGACACCGGTGCCGGCAGCAAAAGAATGGTGGAGCTGAAGGCTGATTACAGCCTGAACGGCAACAAGCTGACAAAAGGGTTGAAGTCTTTTGGCCTGACGGCGAGGGACATCGACATAGTTGTGCTCACCAATCTCCAATTCGAGCACAGCGGGGGTTGCACCAAGCTAGACCGTACCGGGGCAGCTATTCCGATGTTTCCCAAAGCCAAATACCTGGTGCAGAAGGCGTCATGGGAGGCAGCAAACTCACCCAATGAGCGCTACGCCCAATCCTTCTACGAGGACGACTTCGAGCCACTAGCGGACCGCGACCTGATCGAGTTCGTGGATGGCAACAAAGAGATCGCCCCGGGTGTCAGTGTGAGGCTGATGGAGGGCCCATCGAGGGGGAACCAGGTCGTGTTCATCGAGTACGGCAGCGAACGAATCATCTACGCCGGCGACCTCATCCCTACCCCATTCCACCTACCCTTGCATCACATACCGGCCACGGCCGAATTCCCTAACGACACGCTGGTGCAGAAGCGCGAGCTACTGGAAATGGCAATGGGTGACGGGTGGATGATCGTCTTCGGGCACGGGAACGACTGCAACGCGGCCTACGTACAGGACCGAGGCGGCGTGCCTCAGTTGGTACCAGTGGAAGTCTAGGAGAAGCTACAGAGGGTTGACCTCTGCAGTCATCCAGTCGCCGTCTAAAGCCGTCAGCTTAGATTGCATGATTCGATTGGAGAGGTCGGCCTCATTCGTTGTACGCACACGAATGTAGTTGTCCGTAAGGCCAGACCAGACTCGATGGCCTCGACGGCCTCCATTTGTCGGTCTCTCCCACAGCACTGCCCTGCTCTGCCTGAGGAAACTACTTCTGAATTGCATCGACAGGTCAGCGGCAACGACCGCAAGCTCGGAAATGCGCTCCGCCTTTACCCTGGGGTCAATCTGTCCTTCAAGATAGGCCGCGCTAGTTCCTGGACGAACCGAATACGGGAAGAAGTGCACCGAGGCCAGTTCCGATTCAACACACGTTGCCAGGGTATTTTGGAAGTCTGAATCGGACTCCCCTGGAAATCCCACAATGACATCCGCGGTAATGGCCACATCTGGGACGGCGTCGCGAATCCGGCCCACAGTTTCAAGGAACTCTGCGGCATGGTATTGGCGCCTCATCCTCTTGAGGGCAGCGTCACTGCCGCTCTGAAGTGGAACGTGGAAGTGGGGGCACAGTCGCGTGTCCGTCCACAGATTCAGGAACTCATCAGATATGTCCTGGGGCTGGAGAGACGAGATCCTGATTCTTGGGATATCGGTCTCTTTAAGCAGGCTCTGGACCAGCAAAGTCAGGTCGACACCTGGTAGATCGAAACCGTACGAACCTAGTTGAGTCCCCGTAAGTACAACCTCCTGGCAGCCTGCCTCGCCATAGGAGTTGGCAGATTCGACTATCTGCCTGAGAGGGACGCTTCGCTCCCGGCCTCGAACCTTGGGAACGATGCAGTAAGCACAGACCTGGTCACAGCCCTCCTGGATCTTGATCATCGCCCTTGAACGCAGCCTGAGCAGAGGCTGGAGGGCACTGTCATCCCCGATCGCACAGGCGGTATCTGGCCCTTGGGAAGCGTCCTCCAGCATCGCGACCAGGGACTCCTTGTCGGCGTTCCCGACGACAAAGTCGACCTCCCGCATCGTGCGGAGGTCTCCGGGGGCACGTTCGGCATAGCATCCCGTTGCAACTACTGTTGCGTTCGGATTGCGTCGCTTCGCAGCCCGAGCGGCCTGTCTGGCCTTTCGATCAGCTACGTGAGTCACGGTACAGGTATTGAGGACGTAAACGTCAGCCGGCTCGTCCTGGGATGTCAGTACATAACCGGCCTCGACGAATTCCCTGGCCAAGACCTGCGTGTCGGCTTGATTGAGCTTGCACCCGTGCGTTTCCAGACACACGGTCTTTTGCGCTCCCCCACTGTCGATATTCTTAGCCGTTTCGATGCCCCCAAAATTGGATCAATGTATACTAGCACGGTGCTCACCAGCCATCACAACGAGCCGGTAAGCAAAGTGAAAGTAACAAACCCGTGACTGTAGACCCCTCGGACACCAGCATAAATCCCTGGCTGGACAGGGTCCGGCGGATGACAGAGCTTAGAGACGAAGCGGCCGACTTCATTCGGCGCGCAGGTTCGCTTTTGCCTGCGGCCGACTCCGACGTTGAGCTTGTCTGTCGGCTGTGGACCATTGCAGATGAGCACGACACGTTCATCTGCGAGGCCATGCAGAAGTTCAACGACGCAGTGTTCGAAACCACGGGAGAGTTGGAAATTACCCGGGGCGCTGAACCGATCACCGCCCCTGAAGGCAGTGTCTCACTCTCTTATATTTGCACGTGGACACTTGCGCGACCTGATTCACAAGGCGCGAGCGTGGTGCTGGCAGCCGACCAGGTATCGGGACGACTGATGTTTGAGATAAGGGACTCCACTGGCGCTGCGCGCAATATTGGCTTTCCAATTGACGAAGACGAAAGCCTCTACGAGGCATTAACATCCAGCTTCTTCGCCATGTACAGCCAGTCCGCACAGCCCTAGGGGTCACGCCGGAGGCGGGGAGCAATTCCGGCCACAGGGAAAACGGTGCACCTACTTGGTATAATCAACCGGCCTATCCGGACGAATCTGCGCTGGGCACTCGCAACTGGCGGCGCCCTACCCTCCGAGGGAGACTTAACTTGATGCACGCAAACAGAGTCGTTGTAACAGGAGTCGGTGTCGTCAGCCCCCTGGGGCTGGACGCAGGTTCAACCTGGAAGAATCTCCTGGCGGGAAAGTCAGGCGTTGATCAGATCACAGCTTTCGACACGGAAGGCCACGGGACAACAATCGCGGCCGAGGTCAAGGACTTCGATCCGGACTCGATAGTCGGCAGGAAGCAGGCGCGAAGGATGGACAGGTTCGTCCAACTTGGTGCAGCGGCCGCCCTCGAGGCCGTAGACGCGGCAGAGATAAGCGTTACTCCAGATAACCAGACAAGGGTCTCCGTGATGATGGCCAGCGGAATTGGTGGCCTCATCACTCTTGAGAGCCAGATCGGAGTGCTCGGCAATCGAGGACCTAACCGTATCTCGCCGTTCCTGGTCCCTATGATGCTTCCGGACATGGCATCGGGTCAGATCTCAATGATTCTTGGAGCAAAAGGGCCGAACTACAGCACAGTGTCGGCGTGTTCAAGCGCTGCAGACACAATAGGTCAGGCATTCGAAGCCCTCAGGAGGGGTGATGCTGACGTTGCGGTTGCTGGCGGTTCAGAAGCAGCCGTCTGCCCTATCGGGGTTGCTGGATTCAATGCCTGCCATGCACTCTCAAAGAGAAACGACGAACCGGAACGAGCCTCCCGTCCCTTCGACGCCGAAAGGGATGGATTCGTGATGGGAGAAGGCGGAGCCGCACTGGTGCTTGAAACCTTGGAACACGCCGTAGCGAGGGGTGCCGAGCCTATTGCAGAACTCTCCGGCTACGGCTCCACTGCTGACGCCCATCACATTACTCAACCAGCCCCGGAGGGTGAAGGTGCAGCTCGCGCAATGCGAAACGCCTTGAACCAGGCCAAAGTTCAGCCAGACGAGATTGGCTACATCAACGCACACGGAACATCGACTCCGCTGAACGACAAGTATGAGACGATGGCAGTCAAGGCCGTGTTCGGTGAAGAGGCATACAACATACCTATCAGCTCTACAAAGTCCATGACAGGCCACCTCCTTGGCGCCAGTGGCGCCCTGGAAGCAGCAGTGACAGTGTTCGCGCTCTCCAAGTGGGCGATCCCGCCTACGATCAATCTTGAGTCGCCCGACCCTGACTGCGACCTTGACTACACACCTCACATGCCGAGGCGGGGCCGTATTAGAAGCGCCATGAGCAACTCCTTCGGCTTCGGAGGGCACAACGCCTCCCTGGTCTTCCAGGAGTTCGCAAGCTAGATACCAACTAACCAAGCGGCGTTCCGGGAGAATGAAATGAAACCTAACTGGGCCATCCTCCCGACAGTACCTGCGTCCGTTGTCCGCGAAATCGGTCTGCCTCAGGCACATTGCCAGCTGCTGTACAACCGTGGCCTGACTACCGGGGCCTCCGTTCAGGAGTTCCTGTCCCCTGACACTTCTCATTCGCACGACCCCTGGCTGATGCCAGACATGGATGCTGCTGTAAGCCGATTGATCACGGCAGCTGAACAGGGTGAGACGATCGGCGTATTCGGAGATTTCGACATCGACGGGATCAGCGGTACAGCCGTCATGTCGACCGCTCTCCGCGATCTAGGCGCGGATGTCGTATCGTACATTCCAGACCGGGTTGCCGAAGGCCACGGCCTGGGACTGGAGGCAGTACAGTCCCTTGCGAGTCGAGGGGTGACCCTGCTGGTAACCGTGGACTGTGGTTCGACCTCCGAATCAGAAATAGAAGAGGCTTCCGACCTCGGTGTGGACACGATAGTCACGGACCACCACCTCCTATTGGACCAACCTCCCTACCCTGTCGTCGCCATGGTCAATCCGAGACGGCCCGACTCGGAATACCCATTCGAGCACCTCACTGGCGCCGGCACAGCCTACAAAGTGGCGCAGGCCCTCTACCGCTACAGGGATAGGCAGGAACCACCCGAGCTTCTCGCACTCACCGCCCTCGGAACCGTGGGCGACGTCGGGCCTCTTCAGGGGGAAAACCGTTACATCGTCGCTGAGGGGCTACGAAGGATGAACGCCAGCCCTTCTGTTGGTTTGGAGGCGCTTACAGCAGTCTCCGGCATTGGAGGACAAAACCTGGACACGGGTTCGCTGTCATTTCAGATCATCCCGAGACTGAACGCCCCCGGGAGGTTGGCCGATCCAGGGATCAGCCTGAGCCTGCTCACGACAACTGACCTGGCTCAGGCCAGGTCAATGGCTTCTCAGATCGACAGGCTAAACGCGGTACGTAGAACCGCAACCGAGAAGGGCGTTAAACAGGCGGAAGGCCAGATTCTCGAGAGATGGGGCGACGAAATTCCGGGAATCGTAATGGTGGGAAGGCGCGACTGGAGTGACGGCATAGTTGGCCTGATTGCCTCACGTATTGCTGAGACGTACACCAGACCTGTGATTGCGGTCGCGGTGGGTGATCAACTTAGCAGAGCGAGCGCGCGGAGCATCGACGGCTTCAACCTGATGGAAGTAATCGAGCCTGCAGGCCACCTTATGACTCAATTCGGGGGACATGAGCAGGCGGCTGGGTTCACTATTCCGAACGAAAACCTGAGCGAGTTGGCCCAGCAATTGGAATCAGTTCAGGTCTCTCAGGGAATCCAGTCAGGTAAGCCCAGAATTGAAATTGATATGGTCTGCGATCCATCAGCCTTGGAACGTGACATGTTCGAGTTTACTGAGAAGCTGGCGCCATTCGGAAAGGACAATCCAAGGCCCAAGTTCGCTGCGAGTGGGCTTCGGGTAGTGGACTCTCGATCCGTGGGTTCGGGGAAGCACCTCAAGCTCAGGGTCGCAGATGACAAGAGGACCTGGGACGCGATAGCGTTCCGAATGGGCGACCGAATCGCGGAGGCGCCCACCGGTTCGAGCATCGATATCGTCTATGAGATGGAGACGAACGTCTGGAATGGACGCACGAGTCTTCAACTCGTGGTCGAAGACTTCGAACCTACCCAACAGCCTCGACTAATCTAGCGTCGGTCCTGCCTGCGGCGCTGGGCCCTTGTGCGACTGTCTCTTGGCTGCACATCTTCAGGCTCGACAGCAACCTCGCCTGCCGGCACAGGCCGTGCCTTGATTAGCAGCAGCGGCACAGTGATCGCGAGTACCAGCAACGCGATGTAGTGCGCTTCCTGCATTCCAAACGCCCAGATCCGGTCTTCACGCAAGAATGTGATTCCGAATCGACCTATGGAGTACAGGGCAAGGTATAGGGCGAATAGCATGCCGTCCGGTCGGAGCCGATTACGAAGCTTCCAGACCACGATCAGCGACAGCATATTCCAGATTATTTCGTAGGCAATGACCGGCTGAACTGACACACCGATTCCGTTGGCGCAACGTGCCGCGTCTGAGGCTGGGTTCGTCCACATGAATCCCAGGGCAAAATCCCAGGCCTTGGCGCAATGTTCCCCGTTCACGATGTCGCCGAGTCGGCCAATCGTCTGGACCAACAGCAATGCTGGCGCGGTCAGATCGGCTATTACCCCCACGGGGTGCTTCCTCCAGGCTGCGTAGGCCACTCCGGCGATGAACCCGCCGAGGATTCCTCCCCAGAGCCCAATTCCACCGCTCCAGATCGCCAGTATCTGTCCAGGGGAGTTCTGATAGAAGTCCCAGTGGTCGATTACGTGGACTGCCCTGGCCCCCAGAATTCCGCCGATTATTGCCCAGATAGCGATGGAGTAGATGTCGTCAGGATGGATGCCACGCGCGGGCGCCCACCTGCCCACGAGGAACACCGCGGTCGCCACTGCTATGAAACTGAAGAATCCGTGCCAGCTCAGCACGAACGCAGAGAACGCGACGAGATTTGGGCCAACGACGATATCAACCATGTGGAGTGTCTCCGACTAGAACGGCTAACCCGGCGGGGTGTTTCGGACTGTTGATCCGCGAAATCTCCGTCTTATGAGACCGTCAACTCAGGACGCAATCGGGGCACATGGGCCGTACACTTGAAGGAATCCGTGTCACAGCCTGTGTCGAAAGGGCTTCCATGAGAGAGCAACTCGAAGATTTCCTTCACTACATGACAGTTGAACGAGGTGTTTCGAACAATACGATCGCCGCTTACCGAAACGATCTGGTGCAGTTGACTGAGTACCTCGACGCTCAGTATTCAGGCCGTTTCCGCCCATTCACATGGGCTGACATCTCGGAACAGACGATCTCAGACTATGTACTTCATTTGCACGAGTTAGGATATTCGGAAACTACGAGAGCGCGCAAGATTGCATCACTAAAGTCGATGTTCGGGTTCCTGGTCATGGAACAGGTCCTGGAGAACAACCCGACGGCAAATGTGGGCACTCCCAAGGTTGGTCGTTCACTTCCCGACCCCCTGACATTCGACGAGATTGAGAGGCTGCTCTCGGTTCCAGCATCCCTGGATTCACCTGAGGGGCTGCGAGACCTGGCAATGCTGGACCTGCTGTACGCGACCGGCATGAGAGTCAGCGAGCTGACTGCTCTCGACCTCGCGGACATCGATCTTACAGACGGATCGGTGCGATGCCAGGGTAAGGGAGGCAAGGAGCGAATCATTCCTGTTCATCCTGATGCGGTAGGTCTGGTGGATCTCTACATTCAAGACTCCCGGCCGGCGCTGGCCGGCGAGAGGGAGCCGGCGGCGCTGTTCCTGAACAGGAGAGGCAACAGGTTAACCAGGCAGGGTTTCTGGCTCATCCTGAAGAAGTACACAGCGGAAGCCAGACTGGAAGGACGTGTTACTCCGCATACTCTAAGGCACAGCTTCGCCACTCATCTCCTTAGAGGTGGGGCGCCACTGCGCCACGTGCAGGAACTGCTTGGACACGCGAGCATCACGACAACGCAGATCTACACCTACCTGACCAGTGAGCATGTCCGCTCCGAGTATGACACAGCCCATCCGAGGGCGTGAATTTTACAAGTCGCCGCTAGACCGCTATCCTCAAAGGGAGTCATTCCCCAACAGGAGCGAATCCAAATGCCAAGCAAGGGCAGGAGCAAGCGCGCAGCAACGCGCCAGGCCCAACTCAGCGGTAGACGTCGACGGCGAACAGGCAGGGCACGAGTAGAGGCTACCGAGCAGCCGCAGGTTCAGGAAGTGCGCAGGCAGGCACGCCCCTCCCCTGCGACGGCTACGGCTTCTGCGCTGGAAACTCCCTCGACAGCCCGGGCCCAGGAGACCACACCCGCTGTGGCAACTCAGGCACGCAGAAGGTCGTCCCGGGCCCGCGCTCCGATGGAGCCGCTGCAGATGTATCCGTACCTGGGCTCTGAGCTGCGAAGAATTGGTGCCCTGACGGGCCTAATGGCGATTGCTCTCGCCGTACTCACCTTTGTTCTCGGATGAGACGAATTTAGCGTTCCCGACAACTTGGTTACCCTGCCGGCCGGGACGTATCCCGTGCAGCTCGGTGGGAACTGATTTCGGTTCGGCCACATGATAGAAGCCCACAGAGACGCCACTGGCAGCGTGGCAGTGGCTGAGACTCCAGTCTTTACCCAACGACTTCGCGCCCTTCCCCCAGAGCCCGGCGTCTATCTGATGCGCGACGCCTCCGGGGAGATCATCTACGTTGGAAAG
This region of Dehalococcoidia bacterium genomic DNA includes:
- a CDS encoding MBL fold metallo-hydrolase, coding for MSGLFASVDTLRVGDPQGNRMVLRIVTQNGHVIHAIGVPQDWPSRTGPTWCYVYEDDGTTLIDPGAQGSFPEVEDGLRVAGLSVSDIDRVIVTHGHSDHDGSTAELVDAAAAKLHAHTMYAALIPFSPWEVQDRSSSPLHAEMNRVVSGNSDRRSESYAARNRRYVEARKGLTVHHEVGDGDSIGDLNVIYAPGHSPDELCLTLDGVVFTGDHVLPEITPHPTTKAGYSDHVMREIPSAFSNPASAYGLEVYMRSLKTIYDLGETRAVLPAHRLFNRGKFNFVSVIRAREVITHHGDRMSQIVRHLDDRPTGLEDVTRGVFESRKLSGGNLFMAMSEVVAHVELLQDFGDVEFTEEAKLRHTGSEEFRDFVRDLVN
- a CDS encoding winged helix-turn-helix transcriptional regulator, producing MNKTSRWTFITNHGLVLSYISHNSTSTAREIALSIGVTERTTHKIISDLEEAGYITRRKSGRRNVYSVDPNLPLRHHTKKDIIVSELLEALTSRDLHEIMELPEENGAA
- a CDS encoding leucyl aminopeptidase, with the translated sequence MDINVIQGNIAEREDAAIVVNLFEGVSQPGGATGAVDSALGGAITDLISEGDITGKRGESTLIYSLGRLPAKRVVVAGLGKSSDFTSDIARGVHAETARLLSSKGVESYSTILHGAGIGGLGAGECAQAAAEGTTLGLYSFEKYKSNSNDSSISAVNIVEFDQTKLDEISHCAKRGTVIASAVNLAREMGNEPANHMTPTRMAEIALDVSREGGMDLTVLDRADIEALGMGSFAGVAQGTEEPPKFIVIRYEGDPDNRDNNLGLLGKGITFDSGGLDLKSAEGMLTMKSDMSGGACVIGAMKAIGALKPRINVWGIVPATENMPGRRAQRPGDVVRAMNGKTIEIGNTDAEGRLVLADALCYAVENGLTRIVDVATLTGAVGVALGNGATGVFGNDQEWVDTVVGAGNGVGERMWQLPTFSSYSEEYRSDIADIRNTGGRGAGAITGALIIGEFAGDSKWAHLDIAATTRTTTAKGINPKGSTGVPVRTLVELASTLADADLDC
- a CDS encoding aspartate aminotransferase family protein, translating into MPSPQSDYERQLVARAHRVLPGGNLGNVSQDIVIARGEGSRIWDSSGNEFIDYLLGSGPMLIGHSHPEVIEVVREQLANGTTFFANNEHAIELAEEIVNAVPCAEKVRFSSTGTEATLYAMRAARAYRAKDKILKFEGGFHGMNDYALMSVFSANPDGYPHPSPDSAGIPRSIQDEVLIAPFNDLEKAGEIIEQYHDEIGGIIVEPFQRLIPPQPGFLQGLRNLADEYQIPLIFDEVVTGFRFAYGGAQEFYGVKPDICTLGKAVAGGFPLTAIAGSDEIMSHMDSEAVSSDNFMPQIGTLSGNPIAAVAGLKTLEILRRPGTYEGMRATGNQLRTTLQNMLDEAEIPAKVTGEDVLFDVFFTDQEITNHKDTLTSDSATMSKFNAGVVERGVFKGASKFYISAAHTETDVEQTLEAFRGAVEELR
- a CDS encoding MBL fold metallo-hydrolase produces the protein MVDGGVIFGQLARTQWEQFIKPDRRNRIRLGLNAVLVRTPGLNILVDTGAGSKRMVELKADYSLNGNKLTKGLKSFGLTARDIDIVVLTNLQFEHSGGCTKLDRTGAAIPMFPKAKYLVQKASWEAANSPNERYAQSFYEDDFEPLADRDLIEFVDGNKEIAPGVSVRLMEGPSRGNQVVFIEYGSERIIYAGDLIPTPFHLPLHHIPATAEFPNDTLVQKRELLEMAMGDGWMIVFGHGNDCNAAYVQDRGGVPQLVPVEV
- the mtaB gene encoding tRNA (N(6)-L-threonylcarbamoyladenosine(37)-C(2))-methylthiotransferase MtaB codes for the protein MCLETHGCKLNQADTQVLAREFVEAGYVLTSQDEPADVYVLNTCTVTHVADRKARQAARAAKRRNPNATVVATGCYAERAPGDLRTMREVDFVVGNADKESLVAMLEDASQGPDTACAIGDDSALQPLLRLRSRAMIKIQEGCDQVCAYCIVPKVRGRERSVPLRQIVESANSYGEAGCQEVVLTGTQLGSYGFDLPGVDLTLLVQSLLKETDIPRIRISSLQPQDISDEFLNLWTDTRLCPHFHVPLQSGSDAALKRMRRQYHAAEFLETVGRIRDAVPDVAITADVIVGFPGESDSDFQNTLATCVESELASVHFFPYSVRPGTSAAYLEGQIDPRVKAERISELAVVAADLSMQFRSSFLRQSRAVLWERPTNGGRRGHRVWSGLTDNYIRVRTTNEADLSNRIMQSKLTALDGDWMTAEVNPL